The following proteins come from a genomic window of unidentified bacterial endosymbiont:
- a CDS encoding FliI/YscN family ATPase has protein sequence MMRPLDQQRLQSLLMNRVSAPQAIDYAAITRYGRLTEVGPTLLKAHLPWARLGELCQILPQEIPAEVVSLQGDSAFLSPFDQVTGLQCGQQVYASGAQHKIGLGPFLLGHIVDGLGRSLDGSPPGEVEQWRPLDGPAPDPMSRQLIETPLPLGVRALDGLLTCGRGQRLGIFAAAGGGKSTLLGMVCDGTAADIVVLALVGERGREVREFLEVVMSPAARQRSVFVIATSDRPALERLKASFTATTIAEYFRDQGLEVLLMVDSLTRYARAAREVGLASGEPPVAGGFPPSVFAMLPRLLERAGPAARGTITAIYTVLVEGDNMNEPVADEVRSILDGHIVLSRKLAEANHYPAIDIAASVSRVMNQITTPAHQQLAGKLRRLMALYREIELLVRVGEFQQGQDAEADEALAADPAVSLPRAGWPV, from the coding sequence ATGATGCGTCCCCTGGATCAACAACGGTTACAGTCTCTATTGATGAATAGAGTGTCTGCCCCTCAAGCGATAGATTACGCTGCGATCACCCGGTATGGCCGGTTAACGGAGGTTGGCCCGACGCTGCTCAAGGCGCATCTGCCCTGGGCACGGCTAGGTGAACTCTGTCAGATTTTGCCGCAGGAGATACCGGCTGAAGTGGTGAGTTTACAGGGGGATAGCGCCTTTTTATCGCCCTTTGATCAAGTCACTGGTTTACAGTGTGGCCAGCAGGTATACGCCAGCGGGGCACAGCATAAGATTGGCTTGGGCCCCTTTTTATTGGGGCATATCGTTGATGGTCTTGGCCGGTCACTCGATGGGAGCCCCCCCGGCGAGGTAGAGCAGTGGCGTCCCCTAGACGGCCCAGCACCAGATCCTATGAGCCGACAGCTGATTGAGACGCCATTGCCACTAGGGGTACGCGCCTTAGATGGCCTGTTGACCTGTGGTCGTGGGCAGCGGTTAGGGATTTTTGCCGCGGCGGGTGGTGGGAAGAGCACGCTGCTGGGTATGGTGTGTGACGGTACTGCCGCGGATATCGTGGTACTGGCTTTAGTCGGCGAGCGGGGACGGGAGGTCCGAGAGTTTTTAGAGGTCGTGATGAGTCCAGCCGCACGACAACGGAGTGTCTTTGTCATTGCCACTTCTGACCGTCCAGCCTTAGAGCGGCTTAAAGCCTCTTTTACCGCGACCACGATTGCCGAATATTTTCGTGACCAAGGGCTTGAAGTCTTACTCATGGTGGACTCCCTCACTCGTTATGCTCGGGCGGCCCGTGAAGTGGGGCTGGCTAGCGGTGAGCCACCGGTTGCTGGCGGGTTTCCCCCGAGTGTCTTTGCCATGCTGCCGCGGTTACTGGAACGAGCAGGCCCGGCAGCTCGCGGGACCATTACCGCCATCTATACCGTATTGGTGGAGGGGGACAATATGAATGAACCGGTGGCTGACGAGGTTAGGTCCATTTTAGACGGTCATATTGTGTTATCTCGCAAGTTAGCCGAAGCCAATCACTATCCAGCCATCGATATTGCGGCCAGTGTGAGTCGGGTGATGAACCAGATCACCACACCCGCACATCAGCAGCTGGCAGGTAAATTGCGACGCTTAATGGCCTTATATCGAGAGATTGAGCTACTGGTCCGGGTTGGGGAGTTTCAGCAAGGTCAGGATGCTGAGGCAGATGAAGCGTTGGCCGCTGATCCGGCAGTTTCTCTGCCAAGAGCGGGATGGCCTGTGTGA
- the sctJ gene encoding type III secretion system inner membrane ring lipoprotein SctJ codes for MRSPYGTLLLCLLLTGCKIDLYKGLHEQEANQMLALLMINRISAQKVDEPGGLLKIKVVEADFVNSVEILRQNGYPKRQFFSVNDLFPANQLVTSPLQEQAKLTYLKEQRLEQLISAMEGVIRATVSIADPPQAENRREVIPPSASVLVKYSPETNMAHFINQIKSLVHNSVPGLSYEAITVVLQATNYRFLQQQIPDLSPVKSLTASSTATGVSTLWSSWSERPALAELLAWSVANPLWLLLGAAWLVLLCLGGYGWLRRRTATSLADD; via the coding sequence ATGAGAAGTCCCTATGGCACTCTGCTCCTATGCCTACTGCTAACAGGCTGTAAAATTGATCTCTACAAAGGTTTGCATGAACAGGAGGCTAATCAGATGCTGGCCCTGTTGATGATCAACCGGATCAGTGCACAAAAAGTGGATGAGCCAGGAGGGCTGCTAAAAATTAAGGTGGTTGAAGCCGATTTTGTCAACTCGGTGGAAATTTTGCGTCAGAATGGCTATCCCAAACGACAGTTCTTCTCGGTGAATGATCTATTTCCGGCAAACCAGCTGGTCACTTCACCACTGCAAGAGCAGGCTAAACTGACTTACTTAAAAGAGCAGCGGTTAGAGCAGTTGATTTCGGCGATGGAGGGGGTGATTAGAGCCACTGTTTCCATCGCTGATCCCCCACAAGCAGAGAATCGTCGGGAGGTTATTCCACCATCGGCGTCAGTATTGGTCAAGTACTCTCCAGAAACTAACATGGCACATTTTATCAATCAGATCAAAAGTTTGGTTCATAATAGCGTGCCTGGACTCAGTTACGAGGCGATTACGGTAGTATTACAGGCCACCAATTACCGTTTTTTGCAACAACAAATTCCAGATCTCTCGCCCGTTAAGTCATTGACCGCCTCCAGCACGGCGACGGGTGTATCGACCCTCTGGTCATCGTGGTCTGAGCGGCCAGCACTCGCTGAACTGCTCGCTTGGAGTGTCGCCAATCCACTGTGGTTGCTGCTGGGTGCTGCTTGGTTAGTACTGCTGTGCCTTGGGGGCTATGGGTGGTTGCGTCGGCGTACGGCTACGAGCCTTGCTGATGATTAA
- a CDS encoding TyeA family type III secretion system gatekeeper subunit, which yields MSSIHEIQGQSPLLAPLNESALPQTGSMQRIVPAQSMMEKTQAALSEVDGVALQETLEEMSLAMGSRLKDLKRRDENRGIRTTQEAVIELVESLDDPQLIDELEQFSQLGEGSESPLEQLQEAGIPAGKQLLLVAALLAYKRPNEQRRRRLERALASLMAGDEAWGLQLFGHLELGELTDSALPALKRIYQRSQRDDQPQQGIAEWLAEIKAWPDRQQRIRVLLRALSFDLSITADHSQQNRLAATINDLKRLLLFLGMEAHCNALAQALHLSEEQVLNEILEIIEQIWIYPEWLAGRLPALGLPEEQQAHYLRRLTELLQLLPEPCYKDADQKEQTLKALMTLQDQLDEQQ from the coding sequence ATGAGCAGTATTCATGAAATTCAGGGTCAATCACCGCTGCTAGCCCCACTGAATGAGAGTGCTCTGCCCCAGACGGGGTCGATGCAACGGATAGTCCCTGCCCAGTCGATGATGGAGAAGACCCAGGCTGCTTTATCAGAAGTGGATGGTGTCGCCTTGCAAGAGACTCTGGAGGAGATGAGCTTGGCCATGGGGAGTCGATTAAAAGATCTGAAACGCCGTGATGAAAATAGGGGAATACGAACGACACAAGAGGCAGTGATTGAATTGGTGGAGAGCCTGGATGATCCCCAACTCATTGACGAGCTCGAGCAATTTTCTCAGTTAGGAGAGGGATCGGAGAGTCCATTGGAACAGTTGCAAGAGGCGGGGATCCCAGCGGGGAAACAGCTGCTATTAGTCGCAGCACTACTCGCCTATAAACGGCCAAACGAGCAGCGGCGTCGCCGGCTAGAGCGGGCACTGGCATCGCTTATGGCCGGTGATGAGGCGTGGGGATTGCAGTTGTTTGGTCATTTAGAACTAGGTGAATTGACTGATAGCGCCCTGCCAGCATTAAAGCGGATTTATCAACGCAGTCAGCGTGATGATCAACCGCAACAGGGCATAGCGGAATGGTTGGCGGAGATCAAAGCGTGGCCGGATCGGCAGCAACGCATTCGTGTCTTGTTACGGGCGCTCTCCTTTGATCTATCGATCACTGCCGATCATAGCCAGCAAAATCGCTTAGCCGCTACGATTAATGATCTGAAGCGCTTGCTGCTGTTTCTGGGGATGGAAGCACACTGCAATGCATTAGCCCAAGCCCTACACCTCAGTGAAGAACAGGTGTTGAATGAGATTTTAGAGATTATTGAGCAGATCTGGATTTATCCAGAGTGGTTGGCGGGACGGTTGCCCGCCTTAGGTCTCCCTGAGGAGCAGCAGGCACACTATTTGCGGCGCCTAACGGAGTTACTGCAGCTGCTGCCAGAACCCTGTTACAAAGATGCCGATCAGAAAGAGCAGACGCTTAAAGCGCTGATGACGCTCCAAGATCAGCTGGATGAGCAACAGTAG
- a CDS encoding transposase: MLITGTSNCRKPSYYSAELKQRLAAAANQPGFSLSTIAQEQGGSPSALSKRRLQYQQPEPATLLPIAVEADRPVPASQLESHVSLHSLQQG; encoded by the coding sequence TTGCTAATTACTGGGACAAGTAACTGCCGTAAGCCCTCTTATTACAGCGCTGAGTTGAAACAACGCCTGGCGGCAGCTGCCAATCAGCCCGGTTTTTCACTATCAACTATTGCTCAAGAACAGGGCGGCAGTCCATCCGCGCTATCCAAACGGCGCCTGCAATACCAGCAGCCAGAGCCTGCCACCTTGCTCCCGATAGCCGTTGAAGCAGACAGACCAGTCCCAGCCAGCCAGTTAGAAAGCCATGTATCCCTCCACTCACTCCAACAGGGATGA
- the sctI gene encoding type III secretion system inner rod subunit SctI, which yields MPISAVDFTLGALTDCFDQPPSVSKTTVLPEKQLIKSIAQQQQHFTALLASAQPSSSRLADPQTMLAIQHGIMQATLTVDLAAKMAGSFTQTVNRLATMQ from the coding sequence ATGCCTATCTCAGCAGTAGATTTTACCTTGGGTGCCTTGACAGACTGTTTTGATCAACCCCCCTCAGTGAGTAAAACGACCGTCTTGCCAGAAAAACAGTTGATTAAATCGATTGCTCAACAACAACAACACTTTACAGCGCTGCTGGCGTCAGCACAGCCCAGCTCCTCACGATTGGCTGATCCACAGACGATGTTGGCCATACAGCACGGGATCATGCAAGCCACCTTAACGGTTGATCTTGCAGCTAAAATGGCTGGTTCATTCACCCAAACAGTGAATCGATTGGCGACCATGCAGTAA
- a CDS encoding type III secretion apparatus has protein sequence MLGASLNLQLLRNLEQFLELLNLSVKPLELPLEFREGPFGLFLEIQQERLLLTSSYEAAGGRAARLMPRLLQYWMPERCQGVVQRVFMLNESVVISCALPEASQAALWYQLYRLQRQLLEQALQVAE, from the coding sequence GTGTTAGGAGCGTCGCTAAATTTACAACTCCTCCGCAATCTAGAGCAGTTTTTAGAGCTGCTGAATCTATCGGTGAAACCACTGGAGTTGCCGTTGGAGTTTCGGGAGGGGCCCTTTGGGCTATTTCTAGAGATCCAGCAGGAACGGCTGTTACTCACCTCCTCTTATGAAGCAGCTGGCGGTAGAGCGGCTCGGTTAATGCCAAGGTTATTGCAATATTGGATGCCGGAGCGTTGTCAGGGGGTGGTTCAGCGGGTCTTTATGTTGAATGAGTCGGTCGTGATCAGCTGCGCGCTGCCAGAAGCGAGTCAAGCGGCGCTGTGGTATCAACTGTATCGTCTGCAGCGGCAGCTACTGGAGCAAGCACTACAGGTGGCAGAATGA
- a CDS encoding IS3 family transposase has translation MIGTSKERIAKLMKQLGIKAAATRQHQVTTDSNHRLPIAPNLLNRHFSPPGANQAWASDISTISTQTGFLYLATVIDLYSRMIVGWSLSGSLKTPLIIDALTMARTRRQPPTGLVIHSDRGSQYASALYQKTLKNYGMVCSMSSTG, from the coding sequence ATGATCGGAACCAGCAAGGAGCGTATTGCTAAGTTGATGAAACAGCTAGGTATAAAAGCAGCAGCCACCCGTCAACATCAAGTGACGACGGACAGTAACCATCGGTTACCAATAGCTCCTAATTTGCTGAATCGACATTTTTCTCCACCAGGCGCTAATCAGGCTTGGGCCAGTGATATCAGCACTATTTCAACCCAAACGGGCTTTCTGTATTTGGCTACAGTGATTGACCTCTATAGCCGTATGATCGTTGGCTGGAGCCTAAGCGGTAGCCTTAAAACGCCATTAATAATCGATGCTCTGACCATGGCTAGGACTCGACGTCAGCCACCAACAGGATTGGTGATTCACTCTGACCGAGGGAGCCAGTATGCTAGTGCTCTGTATCAGAAAACACTTAAAAATTATGGTATGGTTTGCTCGATGAGCAGTACTGGCTGA
- a CDS encoding transposase, whose translation MNQGESRSYDKEFKLNAVKLYHSTGKTLCQLSEELGVPKSTLAGWVHQPVLLIEQTIP comes from the coding sequence ATGAATCAAGGGGAATCAAGGAGCTATGATAAGGAATTCAAGCTGAATGCGGTAAAGCTGTATCACAGCACTGGTAAAACGCTCTGTCAATTGAGCGAGGAATTGGGAGTTCCCAAGAGTACATTGGCAGGGTGGGTCCATCAGCCAGTACTGCTCATCGAGCAAACCATACCATAA
- a CDS encoding SEL1-like repeat protein — MIRNPTSSNTISNNQLRSVFRKPPENLLSITEKFCEPILPELDISRVLNPFSVPYNEEQHGNIPGEFRRHYNEFNRFRDKYHDLVDQLSILAISLNLAGPDLDKLIDNLDEFKGKLFIPGYVHPDPEILWNMVREHLEVVVMLLRQPGIPEEQRLDVIKNLGGELQYCPTGIVSYLQQAIQTLASEGDVIPRMKDILVRQLAIEFIREKNFCPDIMEVHYVNAFINYLANDLGLNKCSHEKGVTPDHFLVRQNMPAFRQILTEKLPIILVSSLTDELRLAGCQALREGRFEGESWQHFSNSSIATFFNSGFIQHTLFVEDEQSGRFDVLKDSHPLERLVARYLIDQEWLQPQENWHLMDDDDGGELYTLSNYWFWWQSKEDSEDQRSLTAKELLKLFAQVTQLQTDQAPCLLTSKELNELFAQATQLQTNQALCLLTAKELHELFAQVTQLQTDQAPQLIRLALRLLELAMNQESPKANRYYLGEMYEKGQGVARDAQEACRFYQLAADQGHAWAQFNLGRMYEYGQGMAEDKEKAYQLYQLAANQGHARAQYHLGGMYEKGQGVEWSDEKACELYQAAANQGHAWAQFKLGEMYAHGQGVEWSDEKACQLYQSAVEQGHAWAQFNLGEMYEKGQGVERSNEKACELYQAAANQGHAWAQFNLGEMYEKGQGVERSNEKACELYQAAANQGHAWAQYHLGGMYEKGQGVERSEEKACELYRLAADQGHAWAQFNLGRMYEYGQGMAEDKEKAYQLYQLAADQQHAQAQFKIEGMTKNGVAVNKSQQGIEEIFSNQITAPYHAALAEAVASFNKQQQPFQGVTTEQGGVNQHCQSASNFDPLSVLKIDQAFRDFSGGF; from the coding sequence TCATGATCTGGTTGATCAACTGTCTATTTTAGCCATTTCTTTAAACTTGGCTGGGCCTGATTTAGACAAATTAATAGACAATTTAGATGAGTTTAAAGGTAAGCTGTTTATTCCTGGTTATGTTCATCCAGATCCAGAAATTCTATGGAACATGGTTCGGGAGCATTTAGAAGTAGTGGTGATGTTACTACGTCAACCCGGAATTCCAGAAGAGCAGCGCTTAGATGTGATAAAAAACCTAGGTGGTGAACTGCAATACTGCCCTACTGGTATTGTGAGCTATCTGCAGCAAGCTATTCAAACGCTAGCTAGCGAGGGCGATGTTATTCCCAGGATGAAAGATATTCTAGTACGGCAATTGGCTATCGAATTTATCCGTGAAAAAAATTTTTGTCCGGATATAATGGAAGTACATTATGTTAACGCGTTTATCAACTATCTTGCAAATGATCTGGGTCTTAATAAATGTTCCCATGAAAAGGGAGTAACCCCAGATCACTTTTTGGTCAGGCAGAATATGCCCGCTTTTCGGCAAATCCTCACTGAAAAACTGCCGATTATCTTGGTCAGTTCTTTAACTGACGAGCTACGTTTAGCCGGTTGTCAGGCTCTGCGAGAGGGGCGGTTTGAGGGCGAATCCTGGCAACATTTTTCAAATTCTTCGATTGCAACATTTTTCAACTCGGGTTTCATTCAACATACACTATTTGTAGAAGATGAACAGAGCGGACGTTTTGATGTTCTTAAGGATTCTCATCCACTAGAGCGGCTGGTGGCGCGATATCTGATAGACCAAGAGTGGCTACAGCCTCAAGAGAATTGGCATCTGATGGATGACGATGATGGAGGGGAACTGTACACCCTATCTAACTACTGGTTCTGGTGGCAAAGTAAAGAGGATAGCGAAGATCAACGTTCGTTGACTGCTAAAGAGTTACTCAAGCTGTTTGCTCAGGTTACTCAATTACAGACTGATCAAGCACCGTGTTTGTTGACTTCTAAAGAGTTAAACGAGCTATTTGCCCAGGCTACTCAATTACAGACTAATCAAGCACTGTGTTTGTTGACTGCTAAAGAGTTACATGAGCTGTTTGCCCAGGTTACTCAATTACAGACTGATCAAGCACCGCAATTGATACGATTAGCCCTTAGGCTGCTTGAATTAGCCATGAACCAAGAGAGCCCTAAGGCCAACCGATACTACCTTGGGGAGATGTATGAAAAGGGTCAAGGAGTTGCTCGGGATGCGCAAGAAGCCTGCCGATTCTACCAGTTAGCTGCAGATCAGGGACATGCTTGGGCACAATTCAACCTTGGGAGGATGTATGAATATGGTCAAGGAATGGCTGAGGATAAGGAAAAAGCCTACCAACTCTACCAGTTAGCTGCAAACCAGGGACATGCTCGGGCGCAATACCACCTTGGGGGTATGTATGAAAAGGGTCAAGGAGTTGAATGGAGTGATGAAAAAGCTTGCGAACTCTACCAGGCAGCTGCAAACCAGGGACATGCTTGGGCACAATTCAAGCTTGGGGAGATGTATGCACATGGTCAAGGAGTTGAATGGAGTGATGAAAAAGCTTGCCAACTCTACCAGTCAGCTGTAGAGCAAGGACATGCTTGGGCACAATTCAACCTTGGGGAGATGTATGAAAAGGGTCAAGGCGTTGAACGGAGTAATGAAAAAGCTTGTGAACTCTACCAGGCAGCTGCAAATCAGGGACATGCTTGGGCACAATTCAACCTTGGGGAGATGTATGAAAAGGGTCAAGGCGTTGAACGGAGTAATGAAAAAGCTTGTGAACTCTACCAGGCAGCTGCAAATCAGGGACATGCTTGGGCACAGTACCACCTTGGGGGTATGTATGAAAAGGGTCAAGGCGTTGAACGGAGTGAGGAAAAAGCCTGCGAACTCTACCGGTTAGCTGCAGATCAGGGACATGCTTGGGCACAATTCAACCTTGGGAGGATGTATGAATATGGTCAAGGAATGGCTGAGGATAAGGAAAAAGCCTACCAACTCTACCAGTTAGCTGCAGACCAGCAGCATGCTCAGGCACAATTCAAAATTGAGGGGATGACTAAAAATGGCGTAGCGGTCAATAAGAGTCAACAGGGGATTGAAGAGATATTTTCAAACCAAATCACCGCTCCATACCATGCCGCTCTTGCTGAAGCTGTGGCCTCTTTTAATAAACAGCAACAACCGTTCCAAGGGGTCACTACAGAGCAGGGTGGTGTCAATCAGCATTGTCAATCAGCATCGAATTTTGATCCCCTGTCAGTATTGAAAATTGACCAGGCATTTAGAGATTTTTCCGGCGGTTTTTGA
- a CDS encoding type III secretion system domain-containing protein, with protein sequence MINAEITRLYQLAWRPGAFMHSQWWLSLQLLAWRPYYWADQAAEGAALMEEPCQAVASALSFQQLHSPLRQAVDQLICQKRRFPLAPLPARLSADQQQLLALEPRLGKLLVAVGLHLLGSPDYLLRGHYRRVLAPLLGWQALDQLWALWRQGDQPAQLPVEKLVSQAQQCAYQVFNTYLTPDPIWQALTVILPPPLPASAPAAVILDNPLTLLFRIARFL encoded by the coding sequence ATGATTAATGCTGAGATCACCCGTTTGTATCAGTTAGCCTGGCGTCCTGGTGCTTTTATGCATAGCCAGTGGTGGTTGTCGCTACAACTGCTGGCTTGGCGGCCTTACTATTGGGCTGATCAGGCAGCAGAGGGTGCAGCCCTGATGGAGGAGCCCTGCCAGGCTGTTGCAAGCGCGCTGAGCTTTCAGCAACTGCACTCCCCCTTGCGACAGGCAGTGGATCAGTTAATCTGCCAGAAGCGCCGCTTTCCATTGGCCCCGCTACCGGCAAGGCTCTCTGCGGATCAGCAACAGTTACTGGCCTTAGAGCCCAGATTGGGCAAACTGCTGGTGGCGGTTGGGTTGCACTTATTGGGTTCACCAGACTATTTGTTGCGTGGCCACTATCGGCGGGTGCTGGCACCGCTGCTAGGCTGGCAGGCACTGGATCAGCTGTGGGCCTTATGGCGACAGGGGGATCAGCCGGCACAGTTACCAGTGGAAAAGTTAGTGAGCCAGGCCCAGCAGTGCGCTTATCAAGTGTTCAATACCTATTTAACACCGGATCCCATCTGGCAAGCGCTGACGGTGATTTTACCACCACCACTGCCGGCCAGCGCGCCAGCCGCGGTGATTCTGGATAATCCACTGACACTACTGTTTAGAATAGCCCGTTTTTTATGA
- a CDS encoding EscV/YscV/HrcV family type III secretion system export apparatus protein, which translates to MKAVLRWLNLLSGRQDIVLAVMLMVAVFMMILPLPTVLIDLLIAVNLTFSIILLMLAIYLREPLEFSSFPAVLLITTLYRLSLTISTTRLILLHQDAGEIVYTFGNFVVGGNLAVGLIIFSIITIVQFMVITKGSERVAEVGARFSLDGMPGKQMSIDGDMRAGIIDAREAKRQRLLVQKESQLFGAMDGAMKFVKGDAVAGIIVILVNIFGGIAIGVFQRGMAAGEAMNLYAILSVGDGLIGQIPALLISITAGIIVTRVPGEVPQNLAADLAQQIGRQPQPLWVAGSVLLLFAVLPGFPTLIFLLLALLLGGAGYQLKRTASTSGKGGSETAAAEGTGELTPGSLPLILSLSPELATTALDEAVIQLRWQLFERLGISLPDIEIQKKQVTPGQITILLYQEPVCSVLLPSHQALLESPEAPPSEAHEVAEIPLGSAGLYWVAESLVPTLQHSGLVVYPAEARIIYTLRRAVTRYAKEFIGIQETRFLMDAMETRYGELVKELQRQVPLGRIADILQRLVEEGISIRDLRTIFESLIVWGSKEKDVVILAEYVRVALRRHIIGHYRNEQGEISVWLIGHTIENQIRESIRQTSAGSYSALEPPTATAILTQIKQALGAKKSGVLLTAIDVRRYLRKIVERELFDLQVLSYQELGDEVALQVLGNIEQLDNP; encoded by the coding sequence ATGAAAGCAGTCCTGCGATGGCTGAATCTATTGTCTGGTCGGCAAGATATTGTGCTGGCGGTCATGTTAATGGTCGCGGTGTTTATGATGATTCTGCCGCTGCCCACAGTATTGATAGATTTATTGATAGCCGTTAATCTGACTTTCTCCATTATTCTATTGATGCTCGCCATCTACCTGCGTGAGCCGTTAGAGTTCTCATCATTTCCCGCAGTCCTACTGATCACCACCCTATACCGCTTATCACTCACTATCAGCACGACCCGCTTAATTTTATTACATCAAGATGCGGGTGAAATCGTTTACACCTTTGGCAACTTTGTGGTTGGGGGTAATTTAGCGGTCGGGCTCATTATTTTCAGCATTATTACCATAGTACAGTTTATGGTGATCACCAAAGGATCCGAGCGGGTAGCTGAGGTTGGGGCCCGTTTTTCACTGGATGGGATGCCTGGTAAACAGATGAGTATTGATGGCGACATGCGTGCCGGCATTATTGATGCCCGTGAAGCCAAGCGGCAGCGCTTATTGGTCCAGAAAGAGAGCCAACTGTTCGGCGCGATGGATGGGGCTATGAAGTTTGTGAAGGGTGACGCCGTTGCTGGAATTATTGTGATCTTGGTGAACATTTTTGGTGGGATCGCCATTGGGGTATTTCAGCGGGGCATGGCGGCGGGTGAAGCGATGAATCTCTATGCCATTCTCTCGGTGGGGGATGGACTGATTGGCCAGATCCCAGCACTGCTGATCTCCATTACTGCCGGGATCATCGTGACACGGGTACCGGGGGAGGTCCCACAAAACTTAGCGGCTGACTTAGCTCAGCAGATAGGCCGGCAACCACAGCCCTTGTGGGTTGCTGGCAGCGTCTTGCTGCTATTTGCGGTATTGCCAGGCTTCCCAACGCTCATTTTTCTGCTATTAGCCCTGCTGCTGGGGGGGGCTGGTTATCAGCTAAAACGGACGGCTAGCACCAGCGGCAAGGGGGGGAGTGAAACGGCTGCAGCAGAGGGAACCGGGGAACTGACTCCAGGATCGCTCCCACTCATTCTCTCCCTCTCTCCGGAGTTGGCGACGACAGCGCTCGATGAAGCCGTGATCCAGCTACGTTGGCAACTGTTTGAACGGTTGGGGATCTCCCTCCCAGACATTGAGATCCAAAAAAAACAGGTCACCCCAGGACAAATCACCATTTTGCTCTATCAAGAGCCGGTCTGTAGCGTACTGCTGCCCAGTCATCAAGCCCTGCTAGAATCTCCAGAAGCCCCACCCAGTGAAGCGCATGAAGTGGCAGAGATCCCACTGGGCAGCGCAGGACTCTATTGGGTTGCTGAGTCATTAGTGCCTACCTTGCAGCACTCTGGGCTGGTGGTGTATCCAGCGGAAGCACGGATTATCTACACGCTGCGGCGAGCGGTCACCCGCTATGCCAAAGAGTTTATCGGGATCCAAGAGACCCGCTTCTTGATGGATGCCATGGAGACACGCTATGGTGAGTTAGTCAAAGAGCTACAACGACAGGTACCGCTAGGGCGCATTGCAGACATCCTGCAGCGTTTGGTAGAAGAGGGGATCTCAATCCGCGATCTACGGACGATTTTTGAGAGCCTGATTGTCTGGGGCAGCAAAGAGAAGGACGTGGTGATCTTAGCGGAGTATGTTCGGGTCGCTTTACGGCGCCATATTATTGGCCACTACCGTAATGAGCAGGGAGAGATCAGCGTTTGGTTGATTGGTCATACCATTGAAAATCAGATCCGCGAATCGATTCGCCAGACCTCGGCTGGCTCCTACTCTGCTTTGGAACCACCTACCGCCACCGCCATTTTAACGCAAATCAAACAGGCCTTAGGGGCTAAAAAATCGGGGGTGTTATTAACCGCGATTGATGTTCGACGTTATCTGCGAAAAATTGTTGAGCGTGAATTATTTGACTTACAGGTGCTGTCGTACCAGGAGTTAGGGGATGAGGTCGCGCTACAGGTGTTAGGCAACATCGAGCAACTAGATAACCCGTAA